A single region of the Podospora pseudopauciseta strain CBS 411.78 chromosome 1, whole genome shotgun sequence genome encodes:
- a CDS encoding hypothetical protein (EggNog:ENOG503NVMT; COG:T) produces MDQADIPALLSRLASDEDAARKMAVFKLQSSINDPAFADVFISSGGLVILRRLIMTTGGNTLAYSLQSLSRLLEVDMGWDIFEGVGAGELVERVVELVVTNPLVNILRGAMSILVGVVGHQPGQGQKGGVVPGTFGFRALKPAVAVYPQFFELVIQQLQSADHALCANALGLINALVRDAVVNDVASGTVAAGGPKGGTAAGGGGGGEDWSKFIKRLQDLGLIKAVYNLLQSSSLQDLAHPLLEFQGLTKVLLRKWREVRVDLERPEHRRALKGLHLASAPDRRHVNGVAGGVVVPIPPQQEDGTAGQSGTATTTTTTRKTSRKHNPEKWRRLGFETESPAAEFETAGFLGMMDLTDYVRKNEDGFQKLLLEQSTHPLNERCPVARASLAVTMILYDHFEVDKSDLEDIRGYLALNDGKNNDRLFKPLLLQWSRLHTAGLHAFFRMWKATGAQREDFDKVAELVRILIEQVVGQASRTKDVLEVEDDLQEYDAGRLRELQMELLELSFEDQWGTHLFQVREELKHEALSFVKEQRIRCLLQGSWFTKPMSRNNNAHSRENSYQKRRLYQPWRYARLSHNRRYLHYADFPERLAYDPGLEALTEKIDLSTISSVVSNVSAPNETEPVADPDAADSPAANSTASRHGAQVHKPTTKITIYSFVEDIPGGSKPESVAGNSTSAVAATSNGEPKEQPILTLFPLNHSLASEWLDGLLMLLNQTPITAETNKLVTLVSEYGLKIRLLNVRLEQMYAGPVPGAGVVPSREGLDEDYFYEI; encoded by the coding sequence ATGGACCAAGCCGACATCCCCGCgctcctctcccgcctcgcCTCGGACGAGGACGCCGCCCGCAAAATGGCCGTCTTCAAGCTCCAATCCAGCATCAACGACCCGGCCTTTGCCGACGTGTTTATATCCTCTGGTGGTCTGGTCATCCTCCGCCGACTGATCATGACAACGGGGGGCAACACCCTCGCTTACTCCCTCCAGTCTCTCTCCCGCCTGTTGGAGGTAGACATGGGCTGGGATATATTCGAGGGTGTCGGGGcgggggagctggtggagagggttgtGGAATTGGTGGTGACGAACCCGTTGGTGAATATCCTGCGAGGGGCGATGAGTATActggtgggagtggtggggcATCAACCTGGACAGGGGcaaaaggggggggttgtgccGGGGACGTTTGGGTTCCGGGCGCTGAAGCCGGCCGTGGCGGTTTATCCGCAGTTTTTCGAGCTGGTGATTCAGCAGTTGCAAAGTGCGGATCACGCGCTTTGTGCGAATGCTTTGGGGTTGATTAATGCGCTTGTTAGGGATGCGGTGGTTAATGATGTTGCTAGTGGGACGGTGGCTGCCGGGGGGCCAAAAGGGGGAACGgcggcgggaggagggggagggggagaggattgGAGTAAATTTATCAAGAGGTTGCAGGATTTGGGGTTGATCAAGGCGGTGTATAATTTGTTGCAGAGCTCAAGTTTGCAAGATTTGGCGCACCCGCTGTTGGAGTTTCAGGGGCTGACAAAGGTTTTGCTGAGGAagtggagggaggtgagggttgaTCTTGAGAGGCCGGAGCACAGGCGGGCGTTGAAGGGGTTGCATTTGGCGAGTGCGCCGGATCGGAGGCATGTTAATGGGGTTGCggggggtgtggtggtgccgaTTCCGCCACAGCAGGAGGATGGGACAGCTGGGCAGTCGGGGACGGCGACTACCACTACCACTACGAGAAAGACGAGCAGGAAGCACAACCCggagaagtggaggaggttggggtttgagACGGAGAGCCCGGCGGCCGAGTTCGAGACGGCGGGGTTTTTGGGCATGATGGATTTGACGGATTATGTGAGGAAGAACGAGGATGGGTTTCAAAAATTGTTGCTGGAGCAGTCGACGCACCCGCTGAATGAACGGTGTCCGGTTGCGAGGGCGAGTTTGGCCGTGACGATGATCTTGTATGATCACTTTGAGGTGGACAAGTCTGACTTGGAGGATATCAGGGGTTATCTGGCTCTGAATGATGGGAAGAACAACGACAGGCTGTTCAAGCCGCTGCTGCTTCAGTGGTCGAGGCTTCACACAGCGGGGCTGCATGCTTTCTTTCGTATGTGGAAGGCTACGGGGGCGCAGAGGGAGGACTTTGACAAGGTGGCAGAGCTAGTGAGGATTCTCATTGAGCAAGTTGTCGGCCAGGCTAGCAGAACCAAGGACgtgctggaggtggaggatgactTGCAAGAGTACGATGCTGGTCGGTTGAGGGAGTTGCAGATGGAGCTGTTAGAGCTATCGTTTGAAGACCAATGGGGCACGCATCTCTTCCAGGTCCGCGAGGAGCTCAAACACGAGGCGCTGTCGTTTGTCAAGGAGCAGCGTATCCGGTGTCTGCTGCAGGGCTCGTGGTTTACCAAGCCCATGTcccgcaacaacaacgcccaCTCGAGAGAAAACAGCTACCAGAAGAGAAGGCTTTATCAACCCTGGCGGTATGCCAGGCTCTCTCACAACCGGCGCTACCTTCACTATGCCGATTTTCCTGAGCGTCTTGCATACGATCCCGGCCTCGAGGCTCTGACGGAAAAGATTGATCTGAGCACCATCAGCTCTGTCGTGTCGAATGTTTCCGCTCCGAACGAAACAGAGCCGGTGGCAGATCCTGATGCCGCGGATAGCCCGGCTGCGAACTCGACTGCCTCCCGTCATGGCGCGCAAGTCCACAAACCCACGACCAAGATTACGATTTACAGCTTCGTGGAGGACATACCCGGCGGCAGCAAGCCAGAGAGCGTCGCGGGGAACAGCACAAGCGCCGTGGCCGCCACCTCGAACGGGGAACCAAAAGAGCAGCCGATCCTGACGCTGTTCCCGTTGAACCACAGTTTGGCGTCGGAGTGGCTGGACGGGTTGCTCATGTTGTTGAATCAGACGCCGATCACGGCCGAGACGAACAAGCTGGTGACGTTAGTGAGCGAGTACGGGTTGAAGATTAGGCTGTTGAATGTGAGGTTGGAGCAGATGTATGCCGGGCCGGTTCctggggcgggggtggtgcctAGTCGGGAGGGGCTGGATGAGGATTATTTTTATGAGATTTGA
- the MEP1 gene encoding low affinity high capacity ammonium permease (EggNog:ENOG503NVB7; COG:P): MSDSTSEAAPASTPLHSARDNLNEPFNAGDQAYILVSSGMVLLMIPGIAFLYSGLARRKSALSQIWVVMMSFSVIVFQWYFWGYSLALSPTATNGFIGNLDRFGLRNALGDESPGSPFIPELLYSFYQMQFAAVTAALVIGATAERGRVIPGMVFTFFWATLVYCPLAYWAWGAEGWAFKWGVFDYAGGGPVEIGSGVSALAYSWVLGRRNEKMMLNFRPHNISLITLGTILLWFGWLGFNGGSAFGANLRAAMACWNTCLTAMFAAMTWCLLDFRLAKKWSLVGWCSGTISGLVAATPASGVITPWASVLLGVVTGVACNFGTKIKFYLRIDDALDVFAEHAIGGIVGLIFNAFFAADYIIGLDGINLGVQGGFLNGNWAQLYKQIVYILAGCGYTFVVSALIAKAIDLVPGLHLRASTEAELLGMDDDQHGEFAYDYVEVRRDYLAWTPAEKEQRADGDVVVPQHGITGHQEMATRSSAPPTPPSEPATAVGKEEKVSGSATD, encoded by the exons ATGTCCGACTCAACTTCCGAGGCGGCTCCGGCCTCGACGCCGCTCCATTCCG CGAGGGATAACCTCAACGAACCCTTCAATGCCGGTGACCAAGCTTATATCCTCGTGTCGTCTGGCATGGTCCTGCTGATGATTCCCGGCATCGCCTTCCTCTACTCCGGCCTCGCTCGCAGAAAGTCGGCCTTGTCGCAAATATGGGTCGTCATGATGTCTTTCAGTGTCATTGTCTTCCAATGGTATTTCTGGGGTTATTCACTGGCTCTCAGCCCGACCGCCACCAACGGCTTCATTGGCAACCTCGACAGATTTGGCCTCCGCAACGCTTTGGGTGATGAGTCTCCGGGCTCCCCCTTCATTCCCGAGCTGCTGTACTCGTTTTACCAG ATGCAATTCGCTGCTGTTACTGCTGCCCTCGTGATCGGTGCTACTGCTGAACGTGGTCGCGTCATTCCCGGCATGGTCTTTACTTTCTTCTGGGCTACTCTCGTCTACTGCCCTCTTGCGTACTGGGCCTGGGGCGCCGAAGGCTGGGCTTTCAAGTGGGGTGTTTTCGACTATGCTGGTGGCGGTCCCGTCGAGATTGGTTCGGGTGTTTCCGCTTTGGCCTACTCTTGGGTGCTCGGGCGCCGCAACGAGAAGATGATGCTCAACTTCCGTCCCCACAACATCTCGCTCATTACTCTCGGCACTATCCTTCTCTGGTTCGGATGGCTCGGTTTCAACGGCGGCTCTGCTTTCGGCGCCAACCTCCGCGCTGCCATGGCCTGCTGGAACACCTGCTTGACTGCCATGTTCGCCGCCATGACTTGGTGCCTTCTCGATTTCCGCCTTGCCAAGAAGTGGTCGCTCGTCGGCTGGTGCTCCGGCACCATCTCTGGCCTCGTCGCCGCCACTCCCGCTTCCGGTGTCATCACTCCCTGGGCCAGTGTTTTGCTTGGTGTCGTTACTGGCGTTGCCTGCAACTTTGGCACCAAGATCAAGTTCTACCTCCGCATTGATGATGCTCTCGATGTGTTCGCCGAACACGCCATCGGTGGTATCGTCGGTCTTATTTTCAacgccttcttcgccgccgACTACATCATCGGCCTGGATGGCATCAACTTGGGCGTTCAGGGTGGCTTCCTCAACGGCAACTGGGCTCAGCTCTACAAGCAGATTGTCTACATCCTTGCCGGCTGCGGCTATACCTTTGTCGTCTCAGCTCTCATCGCCAAGGCCATCGACCTCGTTCCCGGCCTTCACCTCCGTGCTTCCACCGAGGCTGAGCTTCTCGGCATGGATGACGACCAGCACGGAGAGTTCGCCTACGACTACGTCGAGGTCCGCCGTGACTACCTTGCCTGGACTCCTgcggagaaggagcagaGAGCTGATGGCGATGTTGTCGTCCCTCAGCACGGCATCACCGGGCATCAAGAGATGGCCACTCGCTCCAGCGcccctcccacacccccctcaGAGCCCGCTACTGCTGtcgggaaggaggagaaggtgtcCGGGTCTGCGACTGATTAG
- a CDS encoding hypothetical protein (COG:S; EggNog:ENOG503NZUI; MEROPS:MER0183709) translates to MSLFQYFIPDRNNTPLIVALTASITTITLVILDKILYPPLPKLLRSPLKTVLPTLPKDELKNLEYKPDTFPGARDVETPYGSIRIYEFGPVTGPKVLFIHGISTPCTTLSKLALSLSNHPSHPCRVMLFDLFGRGFSDNPADLPHDARLYISQILIALASSPISWTGSENAFKLVGYSLGGGIATHFAVSFPDLVRDLVLLAPAGMIRPASFGTLTRKVFTSGVVPRGLLHLATRRRLRRPIRSSTKRGKVTARLQERQDPASRLVEAETADDVGADGEPRTGLERRVLRQVQQQLVVHEGFVDAFMGCLKDGPLMGQEGAYKRLALRGEDEGKTTAIILGEEDELVNPGEYEEDLKPLLEGGNVVWEVVKGGHDFPMTWAEEVLGVVYKVWGWE, encoded by the exons ATGAGCCTCTTTCAGTATTTCATACCAGACCGGAACAACACACCACTCATAGTAGCTCTCACagcctccatcaccaccatcactctcgtcatcctcgacaAAATCTTATATCCTCCCCTACCTAAACTCCTTCGCTCCCCTCTCAAAACTGTcctcccaaccctccccaaagACGAACTCAAAAACCTAGAATACAAACCCGACACCTTCCCCGGCGCCCGTGATGTCGAGACTCCC TATGGCTCCATCCGCATCTACGAATTCGGCCCCGTCACCGGCCCCAAAGTTCTCTTCATCCACGGCATCTCAACCCCCTGCACAACCCTCTCGAAgctcgccctctccctctccaaccacccctcccacccatgCCGGGTAATGCTCTTTGACCTCTTCGGCAGGGGCTTCTCCGACAACCCGGCCGACCTCCCCCACGACGCGAGGCTGTACATCTCCCAAATCCTTATCGCCCTGGCCTCTTCTCCCATATCCTGGACCGGAAGCGAAAACGCCTTCAAGCTGGTGGGGTACTCCCTCGGCGGGGGCATCGCCACCCACTTTGCGGTTTCGTTCCCTGATTTGGTGAGGGATCTGGTGCTGCTTGCCCCGGCGGGGATGATTCGGCCCGCATCGTTTGGGACGTTGACGAGAAAGGTTTTCACTAGTGGCGTTGTGCCGAGGGGGTTGCTGCATTTGGctacgaggaggaggttgcggaGGCCGATTCGGTCGAGCACGAAACGGGGGAAGGTGACGGCCAGGTTGCAGGAGCGGCAGGATCCTGCGTCGaggctggtggaggcggagacGGCGGATGATGTTGGGGCTGATGGGGAGCCGAGgacggggttggagaggagggtgttgaggcaGGTGCAGCAGCAGTTGGTGGTTCACGAGGGGTTTGTGGATGCTTTTATGGGTTGTTTGAAGGATGGGCCGTTGATGGGGCAGGAGGGGGCTTATAAGAGATTGGctttgaggggggaggatgaggggaagACGACGGCGATCATactgggggaggaggacgagctgGTCAATCCGGGGGAGTATGAGGAAGATTTGAAGCCGttgttggaaggggggaatgtggtttgggaggtggtgaagggggggcATGATTTTCCTATGACttgggcggaggaggtgttgggggtcGTTTATAaagtttgggggtgggagtga
- the TCB2 gene encoding Tricalbin-2 (COG:U; EggNog:ENOG503NU87), which yields MATAVAAAELKQQGAIEAAQDPDSKVTADDAQQKIVEESRRAGVTAFTFNPDASPEEKKAQAQAAIPEGFHRNPGGVAIASDLDTDSKSVIDLPTPSKAGALDVVKAENGKVIVGGHVEEDEDNWWEKTGWEPRFGWPAESSLEGESMLDHQTLLETQIPEKFFGDWYHNAAVIAFACLSSWLVAVLGGGLAWVFIIGAACSTYYRTSLRRVRRNFRDDITRELALKKLETDNESVEWINSFLVKFWPIYQPVLAQTVISSVDQVLSNATPAFLDSLKLKTFTLGSKPPRMEHVKTYPKAEDDIIIMDWMFSFTPNDTADMTSRQLKNKVNPKVVLEIRIGKAMVSKGLDVIVEDMAFSGLMRLKIKLQIPFPHVEKIEMSFLERPTIDYVCKPLGGETFGFDINFIPGLETFIMEQIHGTLAPMMYAPNVFPIEVAKMLAGTPVDQAIGVLAVTLHGAQGLKNTDKFAGTPDPYVQLSLNRRQVLAQTKVIKENASPRWNETHYIIITSFNDSLDFDIFDFNDFRKDKRIAQVSFPLENVEEVWEHENERLELTNDGKARGVLFSDIRFFPVLEPKKLEDGSLEPAPESNQGILRFTVEQAKELDGGKSMIGQLNPYATLTLNGKAVHTTKKLKRTNNPVWGENGSKEFLITDKAHAKLGVVIKDDRDIAGDQTVGNYQIKLEDMLELMAKGQDWYNLAGTKTGRVKMQAQWRPVAISGIATGSGGYVTPIGVLRLHFKHARNLRNVEALGKSDPYVRVVMSGIEKARTVTFKNNLNPDFDEVLYIPVHSARERLQLEVMDSENVGKDRSLGLTEISSGDYMVQGELGEWLVHDEKKEHEDGLRIHNKGTPKGTLTYTVAFYPTLNIADPEEEAEKEKKRLEEEKEAADEEKEEGKESDASSGLDVPRSTEAGKFSADLKEPATPLTPKTPGTPLSATFSSRRSHENREPPKVYLTPQELLKKESGLIIFKLMEADLPKSQTRIEVFVDDMAFPSYTSSVAKKSKTTFDEIGDCFIRELEFSKLTIKVSEKTDSKEGKKERVLARLTGNTLDTLKQCLNNPTVLKLKDDDGNVYSIQVSLKYVPVQMTLDPSESINNMGNLRVDVLDAQNLPSADSNGKSDPYCKFELNGVEVFKTKTVKKTLNPEWKEFFTIPIPSRTAAKFKATVWDWDFADKPDFLGAADINLEQLEPFRGQQFTYTLDGKSGTLRLRLLFTPDYVTRTRQGTSTLTGTFSVPGRIVTGVAGVPLKGGAAVGHGVAKGASFLKRGFRSATGRRDDDDEESVSSADIPIITTNGPDSGPGGGLKRSGGLSFPEAIPEAPPSPPGDKTAGLANGAGGLTLHHTRTRSVGASSVHSAIYPGASSGTANFNVVSATGFPPSADVYVIITQTKDGKTKQVGKTKHRKSSSGTIKFDETFKIQCTPDAQFKVEAKEHHTFGSDDPLGETLYFVDETNSGQEKQLSIGSGSVWIRSSFVPTEEKGLPDSPKSTSGIRRSFLSKKDLKVPGSSGS from the exons ATGGCGACTGCGGTTGCTGCCGCGGAGCTTAAGCAGCAGGGAGCTATCGAGGCTGCTCAGGATCCAGACAGCAAGGTCACCGCTGATGACGCCCAACAAAAGATTGTCGAGGAAAGTCGACGAGCTGGCGTGACGGCCTTCACATTCAACCCTGACGCCAGcccggaggagaagaaggcgcaAGCTCAAGCT GCTATACCAGAAGGTTTCCACCGAAACCCAGGTGGTGTCGCCATCGCATCGGATCTTGATACTGACAGCAAGTCTGTCATCGACCTTCCCACACCGTCCAAGGCTGGCGCACTCGATGTGGTCAAGGCCGAAAATGGCAAGGTCATTGTCGGTGGTcatgttgaggaggacgaagataACTGGTGGGAGAAGACCGGTTGGGAACCCAGGTTTGGGTGGCCGGCTGAGTCGAGTCTCGAGGGTGAGAGCATGCTCGACCATCAGACATTACTAGAGACTCAGATTCCCGAGAAGTTCTTTGGAG ACTGGTATCACAACGCCGCTGTCATTGCTTTTGCCTGCTTGTCCTCGTGGCTGGTGGCtgttcttggtggtggtctcgccTGGGTATTCATCATTGGCGCAGCTTGCTCAACTTATTACCGCACCTCTCTGCGACGCGTGCGCCGGAATTTCAGGGACGACATCACTCGTGAACTTGCgctcaagaagctcgaaACCGATAACGAATCTGTCGAATGGATTAACTCTTTCTTGGTCAAGTTCTGGCCCATCTACCAGCCAGTCCTTGCCCAGACCGTTATCAGTTCTGTCGATCAAGTTCTCAGCAATGCGACCCCTGCCTTTTTGGACAGCTTGAAGCTCAAGACTTTTACCTTGGGTTCGAAGCCGCCGAGAATGGAACATGTGAAGACGTACCCCAAGGCCGAGGATGATATTATCATTATGGACTGGATGTTCAGCTTCACCCCCAACGATACCGCCGATATGACTTCCCGCCAGCTCAAGAACAAGGTGAACCCCAAGGTTGTGCTTGAGATCAGAATCGGAAAGGCTATGGTCAGCAAGGGTTTGGATGTTATTGTCGAGGACATGGCTTTCAGCGGTTTGATGCGTCTCAAGATCAAGCTGCAGATCCCTTTCCCCCACGTCGAGAAGATTGAGATGTCTTTCCTGGAGAGGCCGACCATCGATTACGTCTGCAAGCCTCTTGGTGGTGAGACGTTTGGTTTCGACATCAACTTCATTCCCGGTTTGGAGACCTTCATTATGGAGCAGATCCACGGCACTCTCGCCCCGATGATGTATGCGCCCAATGTTTTCCCCATCGAAGTCGCCAAGATGCTCGCCGGTACTCCTGTCGATCAGGCCATCGGTGTTCTCGCTGTTACTCTTCACGGTGCTCAAGGCCTCAAGAACACCGATAAGTTTGCCGGTACCCCTGACCCCTATGTTCAGCTCTCTTTGAACAGGAGACAGGTGCTCGCCCAGACCAAGGTTATCAAGGAGAACGCCAGCCCCCGCTGGAACGAGACTCACTACATCATTATCACTTCTTTCAATGACTCGCTCGATTTTGACATCTTTGATTTCAACGATTTCCGCAAGGACAAGAGGATTGCCCAGGTTTCTTTCCCTCTCGAGAACGTCGAGGAGGTTTGGGAGCACGAGAACGAAAGATTGGAACTCACCAACGATGGCAAGGCAAGAGGGGTTTTGTTTTCCGATATCCGGTTCTTCCCTGTCTTGGAGCCtaagaagctcgaggacggTAGCCTGGAGCCGGCTCCCGAGTCTAACCAGGGTATCTTGCGCTTCACGGTTGAGCAGGCCAAGGAACTTGATGGTGGCAAGAGCATGATCGGCCAACTCAACCCCTACGCGACTCTCACATTGAATGGAAAGGCGGTCCACACTACCAAGAAGCTGAAGCGCACCAACAACCCTGTTTGGGGCGAAAATGGCTCCAAGGAATTCCTCATCACCGACAAAGCGCATGCcaagcttggtgttgttATCAAGGATGACCGTGACATTGCCGGAGATCAGACTGTTGGAAACTACCAGATCAAGCTGGAAGACATGCTCGAACTGATGGCAAAGGGACAGGATTGGTACAATCTTGCTGGTACAAAGACTGGCCGTGTCAAGATGCAGGCTCAGTGGAGGCCGGTGGCCATCTCGGGTATTGCGACTGGCAGTGGCGGCTACGTAACACCCATTGGTGTTTTGCGCCTTCACTTCAAGCATGCCAGGAACCTTCGTAATGTCGAGGCTCTTGGCAAGTCTGACCCGTACGTGCGCGTGGTCATGTCAGGCATTGAGAAGGCCCGTACTGTCACGTTCAAGAACAACCTTAATCCCGACTTCGACGAGGTTCTCTACATCCCCGTACACTCGGCGAGAGAGCGCCTCCAGCTTGAGGTCATGGACTCTGAGAACGTGGGCAAAGACCGCAGCCTTGGTCTGACGGAGATCTCCTCCGGTGACTACATGGTTCAGGGTGAGCTTGGCGAGTGGCTTGTTCAcgacgagaagaaggagcacgAGGATGGCCTGCGTATCCACAACAAGGGCACACCCAAGGGCACCCTCACTTACACTGTCGCCTTCTATCCTACTCTCAACATTGCCGATCccgaggaagaggctgagaaggagaagaagaggcttgaggaggaaaaggaagcagcagatgaggagaaggaagaaggaaaggaaTCCGATGCCTCGTCTGGCTTGGATGTTCCTCGCTCTACCGAGGCCGGCAAGTTCTCGGCTGACCTTAAGGAGCCAGCGACGCCTCTCACGCCCAAGACCCCCGGTACTCCCCTCTCGGCGACATTCTCCTCCCGGAGATCGCATGAGAACAGAGAGCCCCCCAAGGTCTACCTTACACCCCAGGAGCTGCTCAAGAAGGAGTCTGGTCTTATCATATTCAAGCTCATGGAGGCCGATTTGCCCAAGAGTCAGACCCGCATCGAGGTCTTTGTAGACGACATGGCCTTCCCTTCGTATACCTCTTCGGTTGCCAAGAAGTCAAAGACGACTTTTGACGAGATTGGCGACTGCTTCATTCGTGAACTGGAGTTCTCCAAGTTGACCATCAAGGTGTCGGAGAAGACGGACAGCAAGGAGGGCAAAAAGGAACGAGTCCTGGCCCGTCTTACCGGAAATACTCTTGATACGCTCAAGCAATGCTTG AACAACCCAACGGTGCTCAAGCTaaaggatgatgatggaaacGTGTATTCCATCCAGGTCAGCCTCAAGTATGTGCCAGTGCAGATGACACTCGACCCCAGCGAGAGCATCAATAACATGGGTAATCTCCGGGTCGATGTGTTGGACGCCCAGAACCTGCCATCTGCCGACTCGAACGGCAAGAGCGACCCTTATTGCAAGTTTGAGCTCAACGGCGTGGAAGTGTTCAAGACCAAGACGGTCAAGAAGACGCTCAATCCCGAGTGGAAGGAGTTCTTCACGATTCCAATCCCCTCGAGAACGGCGGCCAAGTTCAAGGCGACTgtttgggattgggatttCGCTGACAAGCCTGACTTCCTCGGCGCTGCTGACATTAACCTTGAGCAGCTCGAGCCATTCAGGGGCCAGCAGTTCACTTACACTCTGGACGGAAAGTCGGGCACCCTGCGGCTCCGTCTGCTCTTCACGCCAGACTACGTCACCAGGACAAGACAGGGCACTTCAACCCTCACTGGTACCTTCTCGGTGCCAGGCAGAATCGTTACTGGTGTGGCTGGCGTGCCTCTCAAGGGCGGTGCCGCTGTGGGCCATGGTGTTGCCAAGGGTGCCTCTTTCTTGAAGCGCGGGTTCCGCAGTGCTACGGGCAGaagggatgatgatgatgaagagtcTGTCAGCTCGGCCGAcattcccatcatcactaCCAATGGCCCCGACTCAGGGCCCGGCGGCGGACTGAAGAGATCAGGCGGTCTTTCATTCCCCGAGGCTATCCCAGAGGCACCACCAAGCCCTCCTGGTGACAAGACTGCCGGGCTTGCCAACGGCGCAGGCGGTCTCACCCTTCATCACACAAGAACCAGGAGTGTAGGTGCCTCTTCGGTGCACAGTGCCATTTACCCTGGAGCGTCTTCTGGCACTGCCAACTTCAATGTCGTTTCCGCCACCGGCTTCCCTCCGTCGGCGGATGTCTACGTCATCATCACGCAGACCAAGGACGGCAAGACCAAGCAGGTCGGCAAAACCAAGCATCGAAAGTCGTCTAGTGGCACGATCAAGTTCGATGAGACGTTCAAGATCCAGTGCACTCCAGACGCTCAGTTCAAGGTAGAGGCCAAGGAGCACCACACCTTCGGTAGCGACGACCCGCTTGGCGAGACTCTCTACTTTGTGGATGAGACCAACTCCGGTCAGGAGAAGCAGCTGTCGATTGGTTCTGGGTCTGTCTGGATCAGGAGCTCATTCGTTCCGACTGAGGAGAAGGGTCTGCCAGACAGCCCCAAGTCTACGTCGGGGATCAGGAGGAGTTTTCTGAGCAAAAAGGACCTGAAGGTGCCGGGCTCTTCGGGGTCATGA